The genomic DNA CATCTCCTGCACCTGCGCCGTATAAACGCCTGCCGGTTTTTCACACAGGGTATGAATGCCGTTACGCATCGCCAGCATCGACAGGCGCGGATGTTCGTAATGGGGCGTGGCGACAATCACCGCGTCGATAAGCCCGCTCTGGATCATCTCCTGGGCATCACTGAACAGGGGAATGGCCCCCACCAGCTGGCGAATGGCCGGGTGTTTTTCCGGTGCATTGTCACAAACCGCCGTCAGGCAGGCGTCATTGACCGTACCCGCGAGTAAATAACGTGCGTGGACCGTACCGATATTACCTATACCAATAATGCCAAAACGTACCTTCTCCATGTCACACCTTAATTTCAGTTGAAAAGAAGTGATGACCGGAAAATAGGAAAGGCGAGGCGTAGCGACAATGTGTTTTTGTGAGAATACTCGCAAGGTGAATAAGTAATCTCCAGGCTTTCTGAAATTTGGTTTTAAAATCAAAAGGCTGTTTCTGCAAATATTTGCAAAAACTGATTGAGAGCGAGGTCACACTATGCCGGGCAGGTTAAAAATGGAGGAGATCGCGGCCCTCACGGGATATTCCGTTAGCACGGTGTCGAGGGTATTAAGCGGCAAGTCATATACCAGCGATAAAGCCCGGGATGCGATCGTTCGCACCGCACGAGAGCTGGGCGTGCTTGAGTCCATGGCCAGTGGACGGCTGTTGATTAACGGTATTGCCGTTTTTGCTCCGGAAAGAACCTTTCAGGGGCGCGGCGATATTTTTTATCTTGAGGTGACCAAAGGGATTGCTGAGGCCTGCTCGCCACACAATGTGTGGGTCAGCTGTTGCGGATTAGAAGAACAACACGCCGATGTAAAATTATTTATGGAAAAGGCCAGCCAGAAGAACATCAACGCGATAATTATTATTGGTACTGATGATGCCACCATATTTAAACTGGCCAGCACGCTCAATAAACCCTGCGTCTTAATTAATTCCGTGGACCGGGAGCGGGTACTGGATTCGGTATCACCCGATCACCGGGCGATCGGCTTCACTGCCATGCAGTATCTCTTTGAACAGGGGCACCGGCGGGTCCTGACGCTGACCTGCCTTCGGCGAGATACGCTTTATGCTCGTCTGGATGGCATTAAAGAGGCGTATCGCCATTTTCACGTTGCCTTTGAGCCGCAGCGTGATTTACTCGTGACGGAATGGTTTACCGCAGACGAAGCCGAGCGGGCGCTGGATGAGTGGCTGCTGAGTCATGACAGAGCGCAGTGGCCAGAGGTGATTTTCCCGAACAGCACCAGCATGACCGAAGGTGTGGTGAGGGCATTAACCCGCCACGGGCTGCGCGTTCCGGAAGACATCTCTCTGATTACCACCGATTTTGCCTGGAATTTAGCGCACCGGTTGGAAAAACCGGTCACGGGGGTCACGGTGCCCTGCCGCGAACTGGGGATTGAGGCCGTGCACCTGCTGCAGACCCGCCTTAACAGGCCGCAGGCACCGGTTTTTAACCTGCTGTTGCAGGGAAAAGTCATGAATTATGGGTCGGTCAGTAACGCCACGCGCCACGCGGCTCGCGTGGCGCTAGACCAGTAATCAGGCCAGCTGTGGCGGCAGGCAGACGCCGATACCCCCGATACCGCAGTAGCCGTACGGGTTTTTATGCAGGTACTGCTGGTGGTCGTCTTCCGCATAGTAGAACGGTTTGGCAGAGGCGATTTCCGTGGTGACCTCGCGGTTGTCACCGGCATCGTGCATCGCTTTCTGGAAGCGCTCAAGGCTTGCGCGGGCGGCCGTCTCCTGCTCAGGAGTGAGAGGGTAGATAGCCGAGCGGTACTGGGTGCCGTGGTCGTTACCCTGACGCATGCCCTGGGCCGGGTCGTGGTTTTCCCAGAACACCTGCAGAAGTTGCTCATAGCTAATGACGGCAGGGTCATACACCACGCGCACGGCTTCGGCATGACCGGTCTCGCCAGAGCACACTTCGCGGTAGGTTGGGTTTGGCGTATACCCCCCCGTGTAGCCCGCCGCGGTGCTGTAAACGCCGGGGAGTTGCCAGAAGAGGCGTTCTACGCCCCAGAAGCAGCCCATGGCGAACAGGGCGATTTCCATTCCATCAGGAACGTTTGTCATTGAATGGCCATTCACGGCGTGTAAGGTCGCCACAGGCATAGGGGTGTTGCGTCCCGGTAATGCATCAGCTTGTGAAACAAGATGCTTTTTGTCGAATAAACTCACGATGGGGGCCTCCCGGGCTGCGATGTTTCGGTTAAGGTTGTCACGAAGCGTTTAATTGAACACAATAAATGCGCTGAATGAGTCTAGATTTAATCATAAGAAATATTTGGGTGTTACACCCGTTTTCAACCCGTGATGTGGGTTTTTGGCTAACAGGCCGTATTTTGCCGCGGAGCGGCACTTCATTTGCTTCCAGGGTGGAAAAAGGGATATTCAGGAGAAAACGTGACAAAAATCCGCCAGTTATGTTTGGTCAGTTTATTGCTGACAAGCGGGGTTGCCAGCGCGGCGAATGTCCGTTTGCAGGTTGAGGGGTTATCCGGGGCGCTGGAAAAAAACGTGCGTGCGCAGCTGTCGACCATCGAGAGCGACGAAGTGACGCCGGACCGGCGTTTTCGCGCGCGCGTGGATGATGCGATCCGCGAAGGGCTGAAAGCGCTGGGTTATTACGAACCCACCATTGATTTCGATCTCCGTCCGCCGCCAAAGAAGGGGCGACAGGTGCTTATTGCCCGCGTTTCACCGGGTGAGCCGGTCTTGATCGGCGGCACTAACGTCATTCTGCGCGGCGGCGCGCGTACGGACCGGGATTACCTGGATCTGCTCAGCACGCGGCCGAAAAACGGTACCGTGCTGAACCACGGTGACTACGACCATTTCAAAAAAGAGCTGACGAGCGTCTCCCTGCGTAAGGGTTACTTTGACAGCCAGTTCGACAAAAGCCAGCTGGGCATTGCGCTCGACAGGCACCAGGCCTTCTGGGATATCGATTATGACAGCGGCGAACGTTATCGTTTCGGCGATGTGACCTTCGAAGGCTCACAAATTCGTGAAGAGTATCTGCAAAACCTCGTGCCTTTCAAAAAAGGCGATTACTACCAGTCGCGTGATCTGGCGGAGCTGAACCGCCGCCTCTCCGCCACCGGGTGGTTTAACTCGGTGGTTGTCGCGCCGGAGTTTGATAAATCGCGCAAAACCAAGGTGTTGCCGCTGCATGGCGTTGTTTCGCCGCGCACCGAGAACACCATTGAGACCGGTGTTGGTTATTCGACCGACGTCGGTCCGCGCGTGAAAGCCACGTGGAAAAAGCCGTGGATGAACTCATACGGCCACAGCCTGACCACCAGCGCCAGTATCTCGGCGCCGGAACAACAGCTCGATTTCAGCTACAAAATGCCGCTGCTGAAAAACCCGCTTGAACAGTATTACCTTGTTCAGGGCGGTTTTAAGCGTACCGACCTGAATGATACCGAGGCAGATTCCACCACGCTTGCGGTATCGCGATACTGGGACCTCTCCAGCGGCTGGCAGCGCGCCATTAACCTGCGCTGGAGTCTGGACCACTTTACCCAGGCCAACGTCACCAACACCACCATGCTGCTCTACCCGGGGGTGATGATCAGCCGTACCCGCTCGCGCGGCGGCCTGATGCCAACCTGGGGCGATTCCCAGCGTTATTCCATCGATTACTCCAACACCATGTGGGGCTCCGATGTGGATTTCTCGGTAATTCAGGCGCAAAACGTCTGGATCCGCACGCTGTATGACAAACACCGCTTCGTGATGCGCGGCAACCTCGGCTGGATTGAAACCGGCGACTTCGACAAAGTTCCGCCGGATCTGCGCTTCTTCGCCGGTGGCGACCGCAGTATTCGCGGTTACAAATACAAATCCATCGCGCCGAAAGATGATGACGGCAAGCTGATTGGTGCCTCCAAGCTGGCTACCGGCTCGCTGGAGTACCAGTACAACGTCAGCGGAAAATGGTGGGGCGCGATGTTTGTCGACGGCGGCGAAGCGGTAAGCGATATCCGCCGCAGCGACTTTAAAACCGGCGCGGGCGTGGGCGTACGCTGGCAGTCTCCCGTCGGGCCAATCAAGCTCGATTTCGCCGTGCCGGTGGGTGATAAAGAAGAACACGGTTTACAGTTTTACATCGGTCTGGGGCCTGAATTATGAGTTTATGGAAGAAGATAAGCCTCGGGGTGCTGATTTTTATCGTACTGCTGCTCGGTACGGTGGCGTTTCTGGTCGGAACGACGTCTGGCCTGCATCTGCTGTTTAACGCGGCTAACCGCTGGGTTCCTGGGCTGGAAATTGGCCAGGTGACAGGCGGCTGGCGCGATCTGCGTCTGAAAAACATCCGCTACGAGCAGCCTGGCGTGGCGGTAAACGCGGGGGAATTTCATCTCGCGGTGAAGCTGGGCTGCCTGCGGGACAGCAAGCTGTGCGTTAACGATCTGTCGCTGAAAGACGTGAACGTGGCGATAGATTCGAAGAAAATGCCGAAATCGGCACCCGTTGAGGAAGAGGATAGCGGCCCGCTGAATCTCTCCACACCGTATCCGATTGCCCTCTATCGGGTGGCGCTGGATAACGTCAATGTCAAAATCGACGACACCACCGTCTCCGTCATGGATTTCACCTCCGGCCTGCGCTGGCAGGAGAAAAACCTCACCCTGACGCCAACCTCCCTTCAGGGGCTGCTGATTGCGCTGCCGAAAGTGGCGGACGTGGCGCAGGAAGAAATTGTCGAACCGAAGATCCAGAACCCGCAGCCGGAAGAGAAACCGCTGGGCGAAACGCTGAAAGATCTCTTCTCTAAACCTGTGCTGCCGGAGATGACGGACGTTCATCTGCCGCTGAACCTGAATATCGAAGAGTTTAAAGGCGAGCAGCTGCGTCTCACCGGCGATACCGATCTGACGGTCTTCCACATGCTGCTTAAAGTCAGCAGCATCGACGGCAACATGAAGCTCGACGCGCTGGATATCGACACCAACCAGGGCTCGGTTAACGCGTCAGGGAATGCCCTGCTGCGCGACAACTGGCCGGTGGATATCACCCTGAACAGTTCGCTCAACATCGACCCGCTGAAAGGCGAAAAAGTGAAGGTCAAAGTGGGCGGGGCGCTGCGCGATAAACTGGATGTCGGCGTTAACCTCTCCGGCCCGGTGGATATGGATCTGCGCGCGCAAACGCAGCTGGCGGAAGCGGGGCTGCCGCTCAACCTTGAGGTTGTCAGTAAGCAGCTCTACTGGCCGTTCACCGGCGAAAAACAGTTCCAGGCCGATGACCTGAAGCTCAAGCTGAGCGGCAAAATGACCGATTACACCCTGTCGTTCCGCACGGCGGTGAAGGGGCAAGGTGTTCCGCCTGCGACGATTACGCTGGATGCTAAAGGCAACGAGCAGCAGGTGAATCTCGACAAACTGACCGTTGCGGCGCTGGAAGGCAAAACGGAACTCACCGCGCTGCTCGACTGGCAGCAGGCGATCAGCTGGCGCGGCGAGCTGAAGCTGACGGGGATCAACACGGCCAAAGAGGTGCCGGACTGGCCATCAAAACTGGACGGTCTGATCAAAACCCGCGGCAGCCTGTATGGCGGTACGTGGCAGATGGACGTGCCGGAAATCAAGCTTACCGGTAACGTGAAGCAGAATAAGGTCAACGTTGAAGGCTCGCTGAAGGGCAACAGCTATCTGCAGTGGGTGATCCCGGGTCTGCACGTGGCGCTGGGCCGTAACACGGCGGATATCAAAGGCGAGCTGGGGGTGAAAGATCTTAATCTGGAGGCCACCATTGATGCGCCAAATCTGGATAACGCCCTGCCAGGGCTGGGCGGCACGGCGAAAGGGTTAGTGAAGGTGCGCGGCACGGTAGAGGCTCCGCAGCTGCTGGCCGATATCACCGCCAGCAACCTGCGCTGGCAGGCGCTGACCGTTGCGCGGGTTCGCATCGAAGGGGATGTGAAATCCACCGATCAGATTGGCGGTAACCTGAACCTGCGCGTGGAGCGCATTTCTCAGCCCGACGTGAACATTAATCTGGTCACTCTGGATGCCAAAGGTAACGAAAAACAGCACGATCTCCAGCTTAAGGTGCAGGGCGAGCCGGTATCCGGTCAGCTTCATCTGACCGGAAGCTTTGATCGCAAACAGGCGCGCTGGAAAGGGACGCTGGACAATACCCGCTTCAACACCCCGGTAGGGCCGCTGGCACTGTCCCGCTCTATCGCGCTGGACTACCGCAACGCCGAACAAAAGATCAGTATCGGACCGCACTGCTGGACCAACCCGAATGCGGAACTGTGCGTGCCGCAGACCATTGATGCGGGGGCTGAAGGGCGTGCGCAGATCAACCTTAATCGCTTCGACCTGGCGATGCTAAAACCGTTTATGCCGGAGACGACTCAGGCCAGCGGCGTCTTTAGCGGGAAAGCCGATGTCGCGTGGGACACGACCAAAGAGGGGCTGCCGCAGGGTAGCGTGACGCTCTCTGGTCGTAACGTGAAGGTGATACAGGAGGTGAACGACGCACCGCTGCCGGTGGCGTTTGATACCCTCAACCTGAGTGCCGATCTGCATAACAACCGCGCGGAGCTGGGGTGGCTTATCCGTCTGACCAATAACGGTCAGTTTGACGGGCAGGTGCAGATTACCGATCCGCAAGGACGCCGTAATCTCGCCGGTAACGTTAATATCCGCAACTTCAACCTGGCGATGGCCAACCCGATTTTCTCACGCGGAGAAAAAGCGGAGGGGATGCTCAGCGCGAACCTGCGCCTGGCGGGCAATGCGCAAAGCCCGCAGCTGTTTGGCCAGATGCAGCTTAACGGCGTGGATATCGACGGCAACTTTATGCCGTTTGATATGCAGCCAAGCCAGATTGCGATGAACTTCAACGGCATGAGCTCGACCCTCGCCGGGGTGGTGCGTACCCAGCAGGGGCAAATCAACCTCAGCGGCGACGCCGACTGGAGCCAGCTTGATAACTGGCGGGCCCGTGTTGCGGCCAAAGGCAGCAAGGTGCGGATCACCGTACCGCCGATGGTACGTCTGGACGTATCCCCGGATATTGTCTTTGAAGCCACCCCAAGCCTCTTCACGCTGGACGGCAACGTGGACGTACCGTGGGCACGCATCGTGGTGCACGAGGTGCCTGAGAGCGCGGTGGGCGTCTCCAGTGACGAAGTCATGCTCAATGAAAATCTCAAACCCGTTGAGCAGAAGAGCGCCGGTATTCCGATCAACAGTAACCTCACCGTTCACGTCGGCAATAACGTGCGTCTGGATGCGTTTGGGCTGAAGGCGAGACTGACAGGGGATCTGAAAGTCGCGCAGGACAAGCAGGGGCTGGGGCTGAACGGCCAAATCAATATTCCTGAAGGGCGCTTCCATGCCTATGGTCAGGATCTGATTGTGCGTAAAGGTGAACTGCTGTTCTCCGGCCCGCCGGATCAGCCACTGCTCAATATCGAAGCGATTCGTAACCCGGAAGCCACCGAAAACGACGTTATTGCGGGTGTTCGCGTTACCGGCTCTGCTGATGAACCGAAGGCGGAGATCTTCTCCGACCCGGCAATGTCCCAACAGGAAGCCCTGTCTTACCTGCTGCGTGGGCAAGGACTGGAGAGCGGCCAGAGCGACAGTGCAGCGATGACCTCGATGTTAGTGGGTCTGGGGGTTGCACAAAGTGGGCAGGTTGTGGGTAAAATCGGCGAGACGTTCGGCGTAAGCAATCTGGCACTGGACACCCAGGGCGTGGGTGACTCCTCGCAAGTGGTGGTCAGTGGCTATGTACTGCCGGGTCTGCAGGTAAAATATGGCGTGGGGATCTTTGACTCACTGGCAACACTCACGTTACGCTATCGCCTTATGCCTAAGCTATATCTGGAAGCAGTGTCCGGCGTAGACCAGGCACTTGATCTGCTCTATCAGTTTGAGTTTTAGCAATGCGAATATTTGTCTACGGCAGTTTACGAACCAAGCAAGGCAACAGTCACTGGATGACCAATGCCCTGCTGCTGGGGAATTACAATATCGAGAACTACCAGTTGTATAGCCTGGGCCACTATCCAGGCGCGGTTCCTGGGGAAGGAACAGTACAGGGTGAAGTTTATCGTATTGATAATGCTACTCTTGCCGAACTTGATGCCTTGCGCACCAGGGGCGGTGAATACGCTCGCCAGTTGATCCAGACGCCGTATGGAAGTGCGTGGATGTACGTCTACCAGCGTCCGGTCGAGGGGTTAAAGCGGATTGTAAGCGGTAACTGGTTAGACAGAGACCAGTACTGAAAAAAACAACGCCACCGTCAGGTGGCGTTGTTTTTTATGGGCTTAGCTCTCTTCTGTGCTTCGGCGTCGGGTCAAAAACAGCGGAACAAAAAGCATGATGTACGGAGCAACCAGCCATATCAGACACAGGGCGCGTGAAAAGCCGTAGTAGTTGATGCACCGCGTATTGCTTGAAATGACGGGAATAAAAAACAGTAAAAACAGCAAAATGGCATAATCGCTACGGTAGGGGATCCATAAATAAAACAAAAACCAGGCGAGCTGGAATGTCATGATGCAGAGATACTGCCATTTGCTGTCTTTGCCGTAACAGTCAAACGCCTTTATGTAGCCCATCTTTATGCTGTGAAGAAAGAAACGTAGCATGTAAAACGCTCACGATTGCGACGGTCAGGAGTGTGCTGGCCAGCAACGCAATTAAAAAATAGCTATGGGTGATATTAGTAGCACCTGAGCTCAGGGTATGCCATTTACTCTACCCGCCGTACATTGCAACAAAAAGGGTAGACACACCTGTCTTCATAAAGCCCTGAAGCAGACACGAAACGGGCATATTCGTCGGTAATTGTTTTAACGCAGCGAGTAGGGCAAATGCAGGCTATTAATAGCGTTAGATGATATCAAAGACCTATCTCGGTAAATATCAGGTC from Enterobacter ludwigii includes the following:
- the tamA gene encoding autotransporter assembly complex protein TamA — translated: MTKIRQLCLVSLLLTSGVASAANVRLQVEGLSGALEKNVRAQLSTIESDEVTPDRRFRARVDDAIREGLKALGYYEPTIDFDLRPPPKKGRQVLIARVSPGEPVLIGGTNVILRGGARTDRDYLDLLSTRPKNGTVLNHGDYDHFKKELTSVSLRKGYFDSQFDKSQLGIALDRHQAFWDIDYDSGERYRFGDVTFEGSQIREEYLQNLVPFKKGDYYQSRDLAELNRRLSATGWFNSVVVAPEFDKSRKTKVLPLHGVVSPRTENTIETGVGYSTDVGPRVKATWKKPWMNSYGHSLTTSASISAPEQQLDFSYKMPLLKNPLEQYYLVQGGFKRTDLNDTEADSTTLAVSRYWDLSSGWQRAINLRWSLDHFTQANVTNTTMLLYPGVMISRTRSRGGLMPTWGDSQRYSIDYSNTMWGSDVDFSVIQAQNVWIRTLYDKHRFVMRGNLGWIETGDFDKVPPDLRFFAGGDRSIRGYKYKSIAPKDDDGKLIGASKLATGSLEYQYNVSGKWWGAMFVDGGEAVSDIRRSDFKTGAGVGVRWQSPVGPIKLDFAVPVGDKEEHGLQFYIGLGPEL
- the tamB gene encoding autotransporter assembly complex protein TamB, translated to MSLWKKISLGVLIFIVLLLGTVAFLVGTTSGLHLLFNAANRWVPGLEIGQVTGGWRDLRLKNIRYEQPGVAVNAGEFHLAVKLGCLRDSKLCVNDLSLKDVNVAIDSKKMPKSAPVEEEDSGPLNLSTPYPIALYRVALDNVNVKIDDTTVSVMDFTSGLRWQEKNLTLTPTSLQGLLIALPKVADVAQEEIVEPKIQNPQPEEKPLGETLKDLFSKPVLPEMTDVHLPLNLNIEEFKGEQLRLTGDTDLTVFHMLLKVSSIDGNMKLDALDIDTNQGSVNASGNALLRDNWPVDITLNSSLNIDPLKGEKVKVKVGGALRDKLDVGVNLSGPVDMDLRAQTQLAEAGLPLNLEVVSKQLYWPFTGEKQFQADDLKLKLSGKMTDYTLSFRTAVKGQGVPPATITLDAKGNEQQVNLDKLTVAALEGKTELTALLDWQQAISWRGELKLTGINTAKEVPDWPSKLDGLIKTRGSLYGGTWQMDVPEIKLTGNVKQNKVNVEGSLKGNSYLQWVIPGLHVALGRNTADIKGELGVKDLNLEATIDAPNLDNALPGLGGTAKGLVKVRGTVEAPQLLADITASNLRWQALTVARVRIEGDVKSTDQIGGNLNLRVERISQPDVNINLVTLDAKGNEKQHDLQLKVQGEPVSGQLHLTGSFDRKQARWKGTLDNTRFNTPVGPLALSRSIALDYRNAEQKISIGPHCWTNPNAELCVPQTIDAGAEGRAQINLNRFDLAMLKPFMPETTQASGVFSGKADVAWDTTKEGLPQGSVTLSGRNVKVIQEVNDAPLPVAFDTLNLSADLHNNRAELGWLIRLTNNGQFDGQVQITDPQGRRNLAGNVNIRNFNLAMANPIFSRGEKAEGMLSANLRLAGNAQSPQLFGQMQLNGVDIDGNFMPFDMQPSQIAMNFNGMSSTLAGVVRTQQGQINLSGDADWSQLDNWRARVAAKGSKVRITVPPMVRLDVSPDIVFEATPSLFTLDGNVDVPWARIVVHEVPESAVGVSSDEVMLNENLKPVEQKSAGIPINSNLTVHVGNNVRLDAFGLKARLTGDLKVAQDKQGLGLNGQINIPEGRFHAYGQDLIVRKGELLFSGPPDQPLLNIEAIRNPEATENDVIAGVRVTGSADEPKAEIFSDPAMSQQEALSYLLRGQGLESGQSDSAAMTSMLVGLGVAQSGQVVGKIGETFGVSNLALDTQGVGDSSQVVVSGYVLPGLQVKYGVGIFDSLATLTLRYRLMPKLYLEAVSGVDQALDLLYQFEF
- a CDS encoding LacI family DNA-binding transcriptional regulator, with the protein product MPGRLKMEEIAALTGYSVSTVSRVLSGKSYTSDKARDAIVRTARELGVLESMASGRLLINGIAVFAPERTFQGRGDIFYLEVTKGIAEACSPHNVWVSCCGLEEQHADVKLFMEKASQKNINAIIIIGTDDATIFKLASTLNKPCVLINSVDRERVLDSVSPDHRAIGFTAMQYLFEQGHRRVLTLTCLRRDTLYARLDGIKEAYRHFHVAFEPQRDLLVTEWFTADEAERALDEWLLSHDRAQWPEVIFPNSTSMTEGVVRALTRHGLRVPEDISLITTDFAWNLAHRLEKPVTGVTVPCRELGIEAVHLLQTRLNRPQAPVFNLLLQGKVMNYGSVSNATRHAARVALDQ
- a CDS encoding gamma-glutamylcyclotransferase family protein, whose protein sequence is MRIFVYGSLRTKQGNSHWMTNALLLGNYNIENYQLYSLGHYPGAVPGEGTVQGEVYRIDNATLAELDALRTRGGEYARQLIQTPYGSAWMYVYQRPVEGLKRIVSGNWLDRDQY
- the msrA gene encoding peptide-methionine (S)-S-oxide reductase MsrA → MSLFDKKHLVSQADALPGRNTPMPVATLHAVNGHSMTNVPDGMEIALFAMGCFWGVERLFWQLPGVYSTAAGYTGGYTPNPTYREVCSGETGHAEAVRVVYDPAVISYEQLLQVFWENHDPAQGMRQGNDHGTQYRSAIYPLTPEQETAARASLERFQKAMHDAGDNREVTTEIASAKPFYYAEDDHQQYLHKNPYGYCGIGGIGVCLPPQLA